The Hemicordylus capensis ecotype Gifberg chromosome 11, rHemCap1.1.pri, whole genome shotgun sequence genome includes the window GGACTGTGTTGTTAGTCTTGTCCTTGCTGTACCTGTGGTGCATAAAATTCTAATGGAAACCCTGTATTTAGTTTATTTCCCAATGTAGAAATCCTGGTGGCTTCATAAACAGATACAAAATATTGGTGTTAGCTTCTTTTCCTTAAGTTGTTCTCCTCTCTGTTGTAGTTGTGACTTTATATGCAACCCTTGGAGAAGAGGCAGTAACCTacgggctgaatgaatctggagCATCGTATCTGATCACTAGCACAGACCTTTTAGAAAGCAAACTTAAGGTAGGTCCTGGTCAGATGCCTTCATTCACTACATAGGATAGTAATCCTGTAGTCGCTCTGGGTTGTCTGGAAACAGTGGGATGAAGCAAGAGGGCAGAATGCAACTTAATCTTCTGTGGGAAACTAATCCAGCAGGAggctgaggtccttgacaacaaTGGGGAGCTGCAGCCATGTGCATTTACAATAAGATTACAATTTATTACCTTGAGTCATAAGCCAGTTATctgtattaaaattaattttaaaaatcttggaaaCTGGCCAGACAGCAACTGTGCCATCAATCTTGGGAAGCTCAAAGTGTAAAAGTACACCTTTATCATAATGTTACCAACATAAGCCTTCATGATTGGGAGGAGAGGCATCTGTCCAAATAAATGAGAGAACCTTTGGTGTAATCAGCTGTCATACTTCTTGTTCCTCAGAATGTATTATCAGAAATCCCCTGCCTTAGACATATCATTTACGTGGACAAGAAGACTATCAATAAGTCAGAGTATCCTGACCGATTGGAGATCCATAGCATGCAGACAGTAGAAGAACTGGGAGCTAAACCAGAAAACTGTAAGTGGACCAGCTGAGAAGCCTGCATTCAGGTGCTGCTTAAAATGTAATGCATTTTTCTGCCCATTTAAACCAGGCTgtacatgtattttaaaacatGGCTGCTTTATAGTTTTCTGTCCTTGTAGTTAGAACATCTTTCTCGGGGTCACATAGCAGTCTGCTTTCACTACTGTAGACAGCGTCACTTGAAACTTCTGAATGACTTTATATTGCCTAGTGGAGGTAGAAGAGCTTCTGCTCAGCTTAGATTCTAACTCTTAGCAATCTACTGCTCCAGTTATTTATACAGGATCCATATGATGTAATAAACAAAAGAATTAAGAAGAAATCTTCACTGGCCTAGGGAGACCCAATAGGTTGGAAAGTGGGTACAcacatacattctctctctctctctctctctctctctctctctctctctctgcgccaCCTTTGGCGTTCTTCCACAGCTCCTCTTGCTCATAGTGCTCTTTTTCTTCCAATTCCAGTAGTTTCTACTGgcgctttctttcccccctgttCTTCATATCAATGAAGAATACTATTCAGAGCTTTTCTCCCCTTATCACTTTCACTGAAACATGTGGACCAAGCTTTTAGAGAAATGAAGACTTGATAACAGAATAGCCTGGTGTTGGGTTTGCCAGATGGTCAGATTGTAGGTGATCACACTGCTTAAAGGAtcgtttattttatttagcagggttagTTATCTGAAGATTAGTTACCGGCATCTCTTTAACCTCTCCTCTATATCTTTTTCTAGTAAACATTCCTCCAAGCCGACCTACTCCTACAGACATGGCCTTAGTAATGTATACCAGTGGCTCCACTGGGAGGCCTAAAGGAGTGATGATGATGCATAAAAACCTGATAGCTGGGATGACAGGACAGTGTGAACGAATACCTGGACTGGGGTAAGAAATTCCTGTTAGAGATGTGTGTGAACACAGAAAACATCTCTGCCTTTTTGCAGTCGCTTAATGTgagacataagagcagccctgctgcatgaggcccaaggcccatctagtccagcatcctgtttcccacagtggcccaccagatgcctctgggaagcccacaggcaagaggtgaggcaacaacctctctcctgctgttgctcccctgcaactggaattgagaggcattgtgcctctgaggatggaggtggcccacagccaccagactagtagccattgatagacctgtcctccatgaatttatctaagccccttttaaagccatccaagctatagTGGATATATATTcgtccacatcccatggcagataattccatagacaAATTATGTGccgtgtggaaaaagtacttcctttgttggTATTAAagttcccagccttcagtttcatgggattacccctgattctagtgttgcaagagaggaagaaaactttctctctatccactctctctactccataattttatacacttttatcatgtctctccatggttgtctcttttccaaactaaaaaaccccagatactgtagccttgcctcctaaggcaaGGATGTGCAGTCCTGCTTGCCAAAGATATGAAACCCTTAaaatcctctctcacaacagggGTCTGAGGCTATGCCAATTTGCTCCATGACCTTTTAGGGTTCTGTACATGGGTTGCATCAGAATTGCATAGGATGTGCTGTGGAGAGGCCAATTAAAGGAGACGACAATATGTGCTCACTTTGGCAGACATACACTAAAAGTATTGGACATCAGTACTGATGATGTTGTTTTGCCAACACTTGCTGACTGGGTTATATGATAGGGCTGACATGAATATGCCAGTTCAGGGTTTTCCATTTTTGATTGTAAGGATGAATATGGGGGATGTGAGGGAGAATAGAACCAAACTCAAAATGGAACTCTCTTTTTACCCTGAACTCCATAAGCTGGAGAGAATGGTCTATGCAGAAAATATATAAGGAGCCTCGTGTGTGGGTGTGGTGGAGTTCTGGTCATGGCTCAGTGCCAAAGAACATGGACTCAGGTAGCCTTGGGCTATGAAGGCCGCCTCCTAGAAGACAAACCATTCCGCCTGCTTGTTCAGAACAGTATACCAGGGTGCCGACTGCTCTGTTTAAAAAGCACAATTCTTTCTCCTCAGACCCAAGGACACCTACATTGGCTACCTGCCTCTGGCTCATGTCTTGGAACTGACCGCAGAAATTTCCTGTATTACTTATGGCTGCCGGATTGGATACTCCTCTCCGCTCACACTCTCAGACCAGGTAAAAATGCAGGGAGTCCTCTTGTCTGGTGAGCAAGGAGCGCATGCTTCTGTGTCCAGTGCTGCTCCTCCTAGCACACTGAAGTCCATGACTGGGCTGTGGGTTACAGTATTAGCAGGCAGAATAAAATCTAAACAAAAGATGCACTCCTGAATGCTCTCTCCTCACCCCAGCCCATGGGACCAACTTTGGACGGCTTTCTAAGTGACATGGGGTATGTTTGCTTGTTGTAGTCCTCCTTAGAATGGGCTTTGTAAGCAAGTCCAAaaaactgcctgcctgcctgcataaCAGGGTGACTTCAGCAGGCAAGCCATCAGTAGCTGGCCCTAAGGCACCGCAGTATGTTGAAATGCAAGTTTTGCACTCCCCGCCCTCATGAAAAGGATTTAGAcgttgattctctctctctctctcttcttgcagTCAAGTAAAATTAAGAAGGGAAGCAAAGGAGACTGCACAGTTCTGAAGCCCACGCTGATGGCAGCTGTGCCTGTAAGTATGGTTACAGATGTGTGGTTAGTGCATTACTTACTCCAGCAGCTTCAACAACAGAAGGCCACTGTGGTGTAGGGTTTTGCGTGCCAGGTTAGGACATTGGTCCcagtttcaaatccccactccaaGTAGCTCAATGGGTGACCCTGAGCTTGTGGTCTTCACTCAGGCTCATGTACCTCATAGAGTGGTTGTGTATACACAgccctgagctccctggaggaagggcaggataaaaatgcaacaatagaataaaacattAAAGCCCCGTGAATCTGCTCAGATGGTAACTTTTTGAATTGGAATGCTAGTATAGTAAGTGTATCCAACTGTGCATGAGATTGCAGTCTGTTATCTTAGTGTCATGCATGGCAGATTTTACATTTGGTGCTTGCCTCTGTAAGGCGAAGTGCGAAAAAGTAAAGCCATGTGACTGTGCTCATCTGTTCATCCTGAACAGCCAAGCATTTGGGTTGTTGAGCTGCTGTTCCATATTTGACAACTTAGAAAAAGCATCCCTGTCCCCTCATAATACTGtaatttttactactactacctactgatatttatataccactcttcaacaaaattctcaaagcggtttacatagaaaataaaataaaaaatacataaacaagatggctcgctgtccctaaagggctcacaatctaaaaagaaataaactAGAACTAAAAGGCCTCGTGCTAACCTGCCACAAACACTGAAGACTCTGTTTCAACATGCAGAAATAAAGGTTGGCGTGTTAATTGCCAAATGATGTGGTGTTCAACCGTCTTTCACCAACCGAGGatgctgcttcctccttccatGTGAGGTAGCTTGCCAAGTCTCCTGTAAGTGTGCCCTGACACAGAGACCATAACGGAGAAGAACAGGTTGATTACCTGTTGTTGTTcttccagtggttattgctgtagtaacccccccccccctttcgaCTTGTTGACTACTTTGGCCTGCCGCTGTAGTGGCCTAGAGGGAACTGAGGAAGAAGGCAAGGCATAGGCCACACCTATTTGGGCATGTGAAGGCATGTCAGGATTCCTGAGGTTAAGCTCAAGAGAGCTCTGAACAAAGCTTTGTAcaggctcagatcccatcaaagaTAACCACTGAGGAGcacttacaggtaagcaacccattctttaaaaaataaaattaattaaattagaaCAGCACAGTTGGAACTGCAGGCCTTAAAGCTTTCCTTTAAACACACAGTACAACGCAGCTGAAAAGACTGAGCAACTGCTGTATTGTTTTCTAAATAAAACCAGCTCCCAGCCACTGGAACTGTGttgcgctctgtgtgtgtgtgtgtgtgtgtgtgtgtaggaggaagGAAACTCAATTTTTCCATTGCGTATTTCCATTTGTTCTGTATGCACAGAATAGCCCCCAGCTGGGACTGACCACAAACAGATTAACTAGACGCCACATTAAGCATTGCATAACTTAGGAATAACAGCTTCGTTTGAAATGAATGAGCAGGTGCACCCTCCCTTTGGGCAACGGAGCTGCACCGCAGACGACAGTGGTAAACCAAACGGGAGCTTTCTCACACCTCCCCCACTTTTAAATTTTCCTCACAGGAAATCATGGATCGGATTTATAAGAACGTTATGAGTAAAGTTCAAGAGATGTCTTATATTCAGAAAACATTGTTCAAGATAGGATACGACTATAAATTGGAACAGATCAAAAGGGGATATGATGCACCATTATGTAACTTGTAAGTACAAATCAGTTGTCTGCCAGTCTGTAGATGCATTTTTCGAGGGAAGTGCAGTGTACACATAAACACAGAGGGAGAAAACATGTCTGTTGTTCTGTTAGACTAATTAAATTAACAGCACtaacaagtgcactaactttgCATTTGTTGCTCTGAAGGCAAGAGGCACATCAAGATTTATTTAAaggccacttttcaacaacagcaaaagcctaaaagcagtttacatagcaaggaATACACATTAGAGATGGATGGGACACTCTTGTTTCTGTTCTGTCCAAGTTTTACATAGTTTCCTTTtgacttcctttctgttctcttttgcCAAAAATCCTGGGATATGTATTTTTGCCCCAGCACCAAAAAAACAGTACTTTAATCCatattcccctgccccccaaatattTTTACATACTTCCTAACCAAACAGCTGGTATGATAGTATGTTGCAAAGTACGCAGTTAAATATGTATCTTTCCACAAACAGTTGATTTGTACAGCATGCCTACAGTCCATAGACCTGCCCATTTCTTTATAAAAACCTATCCCTCCAGGGAGCAAGAGGGGTGTGAAACCATGTGAAATATCTATTGAACATTTTGGCAGGAGATGAATTTGGTATCCTGCCTGTGTGGCATATGCTTCTGTGACACTAATGCCAGTTTCTTGTTCTTTAAAAGGCTACTGTTTAAAAAGGTGAAAGCACTATTGGGAGGAAATGTACGCATGATGCTTTCGGGAGGAGCCCCACTTTCTCCTCAGACGCAGAGATTCATGAATATCTGTTTCTGCTGTCCTGTTGGCCAAGGTTATGGGTTAACAGAAACCTGTGGAGCAGGGACCATCACAGAAGGTAAGGATGTTTATCTACTCTGTTTACATATCCAAAAGGCCTctctgtggtggtgttttttctGGTGAATAATTGACTTGGATGATAGCTGGCAttggtaatttattttatttagtatctCTAAGTTCATactacttctttttaaaaaaatatgtcttTGACTGATATCTTACTGCTCCTTTTCTGATACGTTCCCTCTAGTTTCTGACTACAGTACTGGACGAGTTGGGGCACCACTTACCTGCTGTGAGATTAAACTGAGAGACTGGCAAGAAGGTGAGGGAAAGCACAATGGCATACATGTTACTGGGAgcttctggcagtggcttccatgCCTGAATTACTCCTTTGATGCACATACAAACCTTAAACCACACATACCTGTGGGCCTGTTTGCAAGTGCTCCTGGACCCTGAGAGAGCGAACAGTTTTTAAAGTTCAGTTGTGTGCCTCTGCCCATGGTAAGGTAACTCGGGGAGGCATCCTCAAGCAGGCCCTCAAACAGATCTGTGGAGTTGGTAGAACTGCCAAGCGTTTCAGGCACACACTCCAGGGCTGGAGTTATTGCTGTAAATAGGGTGTACACATTGTCAAGCATGCAGCACAATCCTGAGCTTGATATGAAGAACATTGTGATCACCAGTTGATCGTAGGAATGGTGGTATTTTACTGTCCCTGTAAATGTTGCAGCTAATGATAGTTAATCACTAGGGATCAGATCTTAAAGAAAACCTTTAGAACTAAATGTTCTCTTTGTGATCATTTTAGTTAAAGCAGTTTTGAGTCAGTGACTGTCAGAGGGTGAGAGCTAGAACTGTTCTCACATTTCTGTACACAACTTTTTTTTCCAGGGGGCTATACCAACAGAGACAAGCCAAACCCTAGAGGGGAGATTATAATTGGGGGGCCCAATGTGTCAATTGGATACTTCAGGAATGAAGAGAAGACAGCAGAAGATTTCATTGTTGATGAAAGTGGCCAACGATGGTTTTGTACTGGAGATATTGGAGAGTTTCACCCTGATGGCTGTCTACAAATCATAGGTAGTGTACTTCTTTTTGCTCACTGAATTCTAACTTGATAAAGTATGTTAAGAAGTAAAACACACGTGCCTTTCTGTTGTCCGTATTGCAGGAGTGTGGTGAATTATGGCCTTAAAGTGTACTGGGGAAAGTAATGGTTTTGCTTTGCAATTTGCTCAGAATTGTCACTTCTGGCCTTCAAATCTACGAGTATTTTTAGTTTGGTTTGGTGGCTGCAGCCGATTCTCAGTTACTAAAGCAAAACAGATTGTTTCTTTATGTCTTGACTTCCAGGTAATTTTTCCTTGTGGTTTTTAAGACTTTACACAATCTGCTACTCAACTGAAATGAACGTTCAAGAAGTCTAATATGTATTGCACTTCTTCCTACATACAGAGAAAAATTCGACTCTGAGCATGGAAGTAGGCTCCTTTCgagcacagtgggacttacttctgagtaaatacataggattgggctgcatgcGCCCTTAAAGCACTAATGGTTTGACCCAATTATTTCACCCAGATCGCAAAAAGGACTTGgtgaagttgcaggcaggagaataCGTATCGCTGGGTAAAGTGGAGGCAGCCCTGAAGAACTGCCCACTTATCGACAACATATGTGCTTATGCCAAAAGGTAAGGCTTGCATCTCTTAGCTTCCTCAtaactttgttttgtttcttatgggaaactttttttaaacaattGCTAAAACAACACTGCTCTTGTTCCAAATATGGTTGAAATCCAGAAGTTAAGGCCTCTTATCCAAAAGCATAGAATTGCTGGGGGAAATATACAGAAACAGTGCCCCTCTGGCAGGTATGGCTCTGACATCCTGTGTTggcttcattggctactggtccgcttccgggctagattcaaggtgctggtattaacctttaaagccctacacagcttggagccggggtacctgttggaccgcattcgcccatatgaatctgcgagggccctccactcatcatctcaggccctgctcatggccctgccactaacagttggtggggactagagacagggccttttcagttgtggcccctcagccttggaacgccctccctgaagagcttcaccaaaCATCTTAAAACGCAGCTTTTTAGTGCTCCATTTTTTTTAGTTATATCTGCTAGGTTCTTTTGCTTTTTATAATTTACAGttttaacctttaatttgaacctaatgatgatagtggtttttaatctgacaactttttttttgtttaattttgttaattttgttaattttattatatCTTGTGTCtctcttattgttgtgagctgccccgagcagtagtgcactggaggggcagagtatacatattttaaataaataagccttTTCTGGCTCTGGTTGAAAGCTCCCAGTAGGCAGGTGGTGAGAGACAGCTGTTACTTCTTTCCAGTACTGCAAGGAAGTTCTGCATCAGTTTGTGCTAGATATGCAGCATCTGAATCTCCCCTGGTGTGTAGGGAATATACAAGCCACTTAATGCCATACTTCAGCCTCTATACAGAAACGGAGTAGTTGACAATAGGGGGCTAATTTTTTGTGGTACTAGATCTATAGTAGTATTCTTGATACTTGGGGGTCAGAATTGTGCTACTAAAGAAAGACCTTACCTGCACCCATTCTTTCTGGACAGGCTTTGGAGGAATTGCCATGATATCTAGCCGTGAGAGATGAGCCTAGGTCTCTGCACACCTCTAGAGTGAGCTTTTCTGCAGACAGAGAGTCCGAACAACAATGGTGTCTTCTTGTGTTTATGTTCTAGTGATCAGTCCTATGTGATCAGCTTTGTGGTTCCCAACCAGAAGAAGCTAACTGCTCGTGCCGAACTGAAGGGTGTGACTGGAAGCTGGGTGGACATCTGTAACAATCCTGTCATGGAATCTGAAATCCTGAAAGAGATCAAAGAGGTGGCTAGTAAAAGTAAGTAAGCAAGCTCCTGCAGTGCCACAGTCGTGTAGGGCTGTTGGGGAAAGACCTGGATCAACCCCAAATCATTGCTGAGCTATTTTGGTCACTTCCTCTAGAAAGGTAGGTGGGACTCTGAGGCTTGAATTGCTGCCTTCCAGGGATCCTGTCCTGGTCCTTCTTTTTAAGGGCATAGAAGGTCAGGTTGGAATTTTGGCTGCCCAGGACTGCCTCCCTCTCCATTCCCAAGATTCCAGCTCTGGGACTGGGTTTCATACTTGCGTAGCACACACACAGTTGTTCAGCTGCTGGAGAGGTGGCATTGCAGTGCTTCCTGTTACTTAAAAGAGGCTGGCATCCTTAGCAGTCCATTGTGAACCGTGCCAAGCCCTGTGTGCCCAGCACTCTTGCCCTACAGCGTCGATCAGCAGGACTCTCAGCCAAATGTGTCCTGCGCGTCTCAAAT containing:
- the ACSL4 gene encoding long-chain-fatty-acid--CoA ligase 4 isoform X1, encoding MNLKLELRALLLFPVYLLISLYSALVFIPWYFLTNAKKKKAMAKRLKAKPVSDIPGSPYRSISHLESLATIDFPGADTLDKLFDHAVATYEKEDCLGTREVLCEENEMQPNGKVFKKLILGNYRWLNYGEINQKVNHLGCGLAALGLKPKSIVAIFCETRAEWMIAAQTCFRYNFPLVTLYATLGEEAVTYGLNESGASYLITSTDLLESKLKNVLSEIPCLRHIIYVDKKTINKSEYPDRLEIHSMQTVEELGAKPENLNIPPSRPTPTDMALVMYTSGSTGRPKGVMMMHKNLIAGMTGQCERIPGLGPKDTYIGYLPLAHVLELTAEISCITYGCRIGYSSPLTLSDQSSKIKKGSKGDCTVLKPTLMAAVPEIMDRIYKNVMSKVQEMSYIQKTLFKIGYDYKLEQIKRGYDAPLCNLLLFKKVKALLGGNVRMMLSGGAPLSPQTQRFMNICFCCPVGQGYGLTETCGAGTITEVSDYSTGRVGAPLTCCEIKLRDWQEGGYTNRDKPNPRGEIIIGGPNVSIGYFRNEEKTAEDFIVDESGQRWFCTGDIGEFHPDGCLQIIDRKKDLVKLQAGEYVSLGKVEAALKNCPLIDNICAYAKSDQSYVISFVVPNQKKLTARAELKGVTGSWVDICNNPVMESEILKEIKEVASKMKLERFEIPVKVRLSPEPWTPETGLVTDAFKLKRKELKNHYLNDIERMYGGK
- the ACSL4 gene encoding long-chain-fatty-acid--CoA ligase 4 isoform X2, yielding MAKRLKAKPVSDIPGSPYRSISHLESLATIDFPGADTLDKLFDHAVATYEKEDCLGTREVLCEENEMQPNGKVFKKLILGNYRWLNYGEINQKVNHLGCGLAALGLKPKSIVAIFCETRAEWMIAAQTCFRYNFPLVTLYATLGEEAVTYGLNESGASYLITSTDLLESKLKNVLSEIPCLRHIIYVDKKTINKSEYPDRLEIHSMQTVEELGAKPENLNIPPSRPTPTDMALVMYTSGSTGRPKGVMMMHKNLIAGMTGQCERIPGLGPKDTYIGYLPLAHVLELTAEISCITYGCRIGYSSPLTLSDQSSKIKKGSKGDCTVLKPTLMAAVPEIMDRIYKNVMSKVQEMSYIQKTLFKIGYDYKLEQIKRGYDAPLCNLLLFKKVKALLGGNVRMMLSGGAPLSPQTQRFMNICFCCPVGQGYGLTETCGAGTITEVSDYSTGRVGAPLTCCEIKLRDWQEGGYTNRDKPNPRGEIIIGGPNVSIGYFRNEEKTAEDFIVDESGQRWFCTGDIGEFHPDGCLQIIDRKKDLVKLQAGEYVSLGKVEAALKNCPLIDNICAYAKSDQSYVISFVVPNQKKLTARAELKGVTGSWVDICNNPVMESEILKEIKEVASKMKLERFEIPVKVRLSPEPWTPETGLVTDAFKLKRKELKNHYLNDIERMYGGK